One Chryseobacterium indoltheticum DNA segment encodes these proteins:
- a CDS encoding transposase: MMSRNCKFHNPEGLYFISFPVVGWLDVFILNEYKEILLDSLFCQKNKGLEINAWCVMLSHVHLVFRSIDGQKPELLIGDFKRFTSKTIVNTIKENPIESRKEFLLNFFLKEGAKTSNVNQYQFWRHDNKPIELWSNHVINQKINYVHQNPVETGLVFRAEDYRYSNAIDYSDEKGMLDDIVVFRMFDF, encoded by the coding sequence ATGATGAGCAGAAATTGCAAATTTCATAATCCTGAAGGTTTATACTTCATAAGTTTTCCTGTCGTAGGATGGCTTGATGTATTTATCCTAAATGAATACAAAGAAATTCTTTTAGATAGTTTATTTTGTCAGAAGAATAAAGGCTTAGAAATAAATGCATGGTGCGTTATGTTAAGCCATGTACATTTAGTTTTTCGAAGTATCGATGGTCAGAAACCAGAACTTCTGATTGGTGATTTCAAACGATTTACAAGCAAGACAATTGTTAATACTATAAAAGAAAACCCTATAGAAAGCAGAAAAGAATTTCTCTTGAATTTCTTTCTTAAAGAAGGTGCAAAAACTTCCAACGTAAATCAATATCAATTTTGGAGACATGATAATAAACCTATTGAGTTGTGGAGCAATCATGTAATCAATCAAAAAATAAATTACGTGCACCAAAATCCAGTTGAAACAGGTTTGGTTTTTCGTGCGGAAGATTATAGATACAGTAACGCAATTGATTATTCTGATGAAAAAGGAATGTTGGATGACATTGTGGTTTTTAGAATGTTTGACTTTTAA